A window of Perognathus longimembris pacificus isolate PPM17 chromosome 6, ASM2315922v1, whole genome shotgun sequence contains these coding sequences:
- the LOC125353650 gene encoding LOW QUALITY PROTEIN: pre-mRNA-splicing factor SLU7-like (The sequence of the model RefSeq protein was modified relative to this genomic sequence to represent the inferred CDS: substituted 1 base at 1 genomic stop codon) — translation MTREDWRKKKELEEQRKLGNAPAEVDEEGKAINPHIPQYISSVPWYIDPSKRPTLKHQRPQPEKQKQFSPSGEWYKRGVEENSITTKFRKGACENCGAMTHKKKDCLERPRRVGAKFTGANIAPDEHVQPQLTFDYDGKRDRWNGYNPEEHVKIVEEYAKVDLAKRMLRAQKLQEELASGKPVEQTNSPKHXWGEEEPNSQTEKDPNSEDEDKYGDGMDMPGQNFDSKRRITARNLRIREDIAKYLRNLDPNSAYYDPKTRAMRENPYANMGKNPDEVSYAGDNFVRYTGDTISMAQTQLFAWEANDKGSEVQLQAEPTKLELLYKSFKVKKEDFKEQQKESILGKYGGQEHLDAPPAELLLAQTEYYVEYSRHGAVIKGQERAVACSKYEEDVRIHNHTHIWGSYWKEGRWGYKCCHSFFKYSYCTQQAGKETANSVEPVGSYKTGEESVKKPQTFVEMHQEKLKEEKKKKKKQQQQHWKSRTNRDDEEKKHEKLKKALDTEEACLLHVKIVQIDERKRPYNSMYETREPTEEEMEAHRRKRQRPDDPMASFLGQQ, via the coding sequence ATGACTCGAGAGGactggaggaagaagaaggagctcGAAGAACAGCGGAAACTGGGTAACGCTCCTGCAGAAGTGGACGAAGAAGGAAAAGCTATCAATCCACACATCCCTCAGTATATTTCGTCAGTACCTTGGTACATTGACCCATCAAAAAGACCCACCTTAAAGCATCAGAGGCCACAGCCAGAGAAACAGAAGCAGTTCAGTCCATCTGGAGAATGGTACAAGAGGGGTGTAGAAGAGAATTCCATAACCACCAAGTTCCGCAAAGGCGCCTGCGAGAACTGCGGGGCCATGACACACAAGAAGAAAGACTGCTTAGAGAGGCCCAGGCGCGTCGGCGCCAAGTTCACCGGGGCCAACATAGCTCCAGACGAGCACGTCCAGCCTCAGCTCACGTTTGACTACGACGGGAAGAGAGATCGCTGGAACGGCTACAACCCAGAGGAACATGTGAAAATTGTGGAAGAGTACGCCAAAGTTGACCTGGCGAAACGAATGCTGAGAGCCCAGAAACTACAAGAAGAATTAGCCTCAGGAAAACCAGTGGAACAAACGAATTCTCCCAAACATTAGTGGGGAGAAGAGGAGCCAAATTCTCAGACAGAAAAAGATCCCAACAGCGAGGATGAGGATAAATATGGAGATGGTATGGACATGCCAGGGCAGAATTTTGACTCTAAAAGGCGAATTACAGCCCGGAATCTAAGGATTCGAGAAGATATtgcaaaatatttgagaaacttAGATCCAAATTCTGCCTACTACGATCCAAAAACTAGAGCGATGAGAGAAAACCCTTATGCCAACATGGGGAAGAATCCAGACGAAGTGAGTTACGCAGGAGATAACTTCGTCAGATACACAGGAGATACCATTTCGATGGCTCAGACACAGTTGTTTGCCTGGGAGGCCAATGACAAGGGCTCCGAGGTGCAGCTGCAGGCCGAGCCCACAAAACTCGAGCTGTTGTACAAGTCCTTCAAAGTGAAAAAAGAGGACTTCAAAGAACAGCAGAAGGAAAGCATCCTGGGAAAATATGGCGGCCAGGAGCACCTGGATGCCCCTCCAGCCGAGCTGCTCTTAGCCCAGACGGAGTACTACGTGGAGTACTCTCGGCACGGGGCGGTCATCAAGGGGCAGGAGCGGGCCGTGGCCTGCTCCAAGTACGAAGAGGATGTGAGGATCCACAACCACACGCACATCTGGGGATCTTACTGGAAAGAAGGCCGATGGGGTTACAAATGCTGTCACTCTTTCTTCAAGTACTCCTACTGCACCCAACAGGCTGGGAAGGAGACTGCTAACTCTGTGGAGCCTGTGGGAAGTTATAAGACTGGAGAAGAGTCGGTGAAGAAACCGCAGACATTCGTGGagatgcaccaagaaaaactaaaggaagagaagaagaagaaaaagaagcagcagcagcagcactggAAGAGCAGGACCAACCGTGATGATGAAGAGAAGAAACAtgagaagttgaaaaaagcacTCGACACCGAGGAGGCCTGTCTGCTCCATGTCAAGATCGTGCAGATTGACGAGAGAAAGCGGCCGTACAACAGCATGTATGAAACTCGGGAgcccacggaggaggaaatggaggcccaCAGGAGGAAGCGGCAGAGGCCAGATGACCCCATGGCCTCTTTCCTGGGCCAGCAGTAA